The window ACGCAAAACAATTGCAAGAGCAACAACAACGAGAATATATGCAATTGCAAATGGATCTTCGAAATGAGCACTTCAAACTCCAAGAGAGGGAAGATCGTATCAAAGAGAGAGAAGAAAAGATTATGGAGGTAAATCCAAGTACTATGTCACCGGGGCCTAGAAAATATTATTGGCGGTTAAGACAAAAAGAAATAGCGGAAAGGCAAGAAAATACAACTAGCGGATATCCCCACACATCCTTCCCCGGCGGATATCCCCAAACACCTTTTCCTGGTGGATTTCCTCAAACACCTTTCCCCGGTGGATTTCCTCAAACACCTTTCCCCGGTGGATATCCACAACCACCTTTCCCCGGGTTATTACTTTCCTCAACCACCTTCGACTAGTGACTCAACCAACCCGACCAATCTCAATGACCCTTCAAACACCGATTTCTTTTGTAATGAGGATGTCGATAATTAGACTTAGAAATTTAAATTATTGTATTTTTCTTTTCTTTTTTTCCTAGGCTTGTCTTGTCAATTTAAGTCATGTAATAAATAAAATTAATTTTAATGTCATTTTTTTTAAAATTTATCTATCATCTTTTTTATAATTTCAATACGTTATTCATAATTTTAATAACACATAAAATCATTATTCACATTCAAAATACATAATATAAAATTCAATAAACAGTCATTGTCACGTGGCAACCCAGAAACATAAATCGTGGATGGAAACTGTAGCCCAAAATCACTGTCACGTGGCGACCCAGGTCTCGCCCATAACCCAGGCCTTCCCAACGAAGACCCAGGGGGTGGACTTGCTCTAAGTAATCAATGACAAACCCAACATTATCGTCCTTAATATTAGCATGGGCAAGCCAAGGATTTTAGCTTGAATCACTAGAGTTACTCATGATAATTGAACAAAAAAACCTTTTTGAAAACTCAATGTCTCTCTTTGAGAGAATTAATTGGTCGATATTTTATAATCCTGATATTTTTGACGAATAATTCAGTTATAAAAATAATAATTATCATGTGTCCCATTATCATGTACCCTCGGAAAAATTCGTTAGTAGTTGGTAACATGGTACCATTTCTCTGACGTAGTACAGTGATAATTTTCCCATTTTTCCACATCGAGAAAACGTCAAAAATATAAAAGGAAAAATACTCTTACTTGTTTTGCTAAACAAATGTGGTGTTGAGAAAGTGACCTTGTTCACCTGCTAGTCCCAGAAACAAACCTACCAGCCTTACACAGACCTCAAAACGCCTCTCAATATCCCCCAAAAAACCTTCTCTCTTTCGATCCTCTCTCGATCTCCCATGGCCTCCAATGGTGCTTCTCCGGTCAGTCCCCCCTTCTCCTTCTTCTCTCTTCTTCTCCCAATTTGATTCAATTTCGGATTTCAATTCTGAATTTTTGTTTTGTTTTTGTGATTGGAGCAGAGAGTTGCAGACCCAGAGAATAGCTTGGAGAAGATCAAGCGCCAGCTCGCTTCCGGGTCGGGTCGGAACTTGCTCCAGGGCCCACTTCTCAAGCGATCCGAGACTGTAAGCTCCTGCTAATCTCTCTCTTTTTCGATTTATAGTCTTTACAGGATTCAATTTCGGCGTCTGATTTCAGCTCCGTAGGATCTAATAACTTACATTGCATAAGCTCCAGTTATCTGTTATAGAATTTGTATTAGTTCCAAACCCGACTTGTTCCCGAATCTTAGCTTGAATTGAGTTTCCATAATTGGACAGTTGTGACTGTGATTGTGATGACTGACATCAGCAATGCTGAAAGAGTTGACCTTGGGGCTGGTTTATGGCAATTTTTAGTTCATTTTTATGCTAGTGACTTGTGTTGCGTAGTCTTTTCCTGTGCTCTTTGGTTTGAAGATAAGCTGAATCAGTTGTGATTTTGAATGTAACAGCTGCGGAAATGGAACGAGCGGTGGGTGATCTTGGACCCAACAACAGGAAGAATGGAATACAAGTTAGTTTTTTTTTTCTTTTTGCAATTCTACTTCTGGCTTCAATTTAAGTCTTATAAATGCATAGGACTGATGCCGTGTGCTTTTGTTATGATTCAGGATTAGGAGAAATGAGCCGAGTGTGAAGGGGACCATTCTGTTTGATGCAAACAGCACAATCACCCTGTCTCCTGTGAACTTCCAGTAAGTTTGATCTTTGCATAATAGCTCGATTTGCATATTGTACATCTAAGCAGTTGTTAATGTCGATGATTAATAATGTGGCCTCTTCTTTTACCCTCTTTTGTTTTGCAGTGGGATGCCAAAGTATGACGGCTGCTGTTTCTGTATCCTTTTTCTTTTTTCCAGTAGTTTTAGTGATGCAGAACACATGAGGTTGTACTTTTTACTGCTATAGAAAACATTCATGTACGTAGATGGATCCAAATTCATAAACTTGCATGCTTCTTAACTACATTCTTTAGATATTGGGACCCCGCAGAAAAAAGATTATTTCCTTTGTGCAGAAACTCCCGGTGCAGCTAGAGCTTGGGTGTCAACGTTACAGTAAGTTTTGTCCCTTTATAATATGGTCTTGTGATTATGTAACTATTTCATTGTAGATAGCTTGTGTCTCATGCTCTTTTTATATTTATGCTCCTCTGGCAATCAGAGCAACACAGTTGGTACTAAAGGCCCATAAAGAAGCTGTGAATTCCTTGAGTGGCAATGGTTCAGCAAAACTAGGTACTGTTGCAGCAGTTGTTGCTGCTGCGAATTCAACTGCTGCAGAGAGTTCAAAGGAAATTGAAGCAGCAATGCATATCTCTTTGAGAAATGCTTTGGGAATGATAACCCAGAAGCCAACCGATGGTCCCATGGATGATTTTGCAGTAATGAAGGTACGCTGCCTAAATTCATATTTAAAATGTACCGTACAGTATGTTTATTAAATGTTTAGCTCTGGTTTCTACTTGATCAGTTCTCACTAGCATGGTTTATACTCTTAAAAGGATTTAATAAAAAGAATTTTTAACACTTACAGAAGGTAATACCTAATATACACCTATATTGTTAAAGCACCATTTGTGCTGAATAGAGATTTTAACATGGTAGAATATTGATTCTTTTCAAAGTTTTGTGAAAGCAAAATGGAGTTCAAGAAGAAATTTCTATTTGTAAGCTAGTCATTTTGTTAGGAGTATGGGGAAGTTTGGAGATTAAGGTTCGGGTTATAGTCGTTTAAACATTTGCTTCTGAGTGGTGGTGTACATTTGGTCAGGGGACTTGTATACGGTAGTTTCATGGTGGAAAGACGTTAACGCATGCCTGAGCTTAAGATAGTGACATTCCTTGTCAGTAATTTAACAGTATAGTGAGTGGAACCCTTGTCAGCAAGTCGATAGTATAGTGGGTGGAACCCTTGGACAATAGTTATCTTCTAAATTTGCCATATCCCTTTTGGGTACAAATTGTAGAATGATTTACAGTTGCATGCTTCAATCATCCAGTTGAAGGGTTTTAATAATAAGCAAGGTATTTAGTTCACTTGGCTAATTAAATAGAACTTCTGGAGCTTCTATATTTCAGGACAGAACTTAACCAATGCTTCTAAGACTGCCGTGTATGCCCATGCAATTTCCTTTTGCATTGCATTTGGCATCCGGGTACATATAGTGTGATATTTCTTTTAGTCTTGTAATCATTTGGTTGCACATGGCTTATGTTTTCTGAGTATATATCTCTGTTCTATAGGAGACACTGAAGGTTAAAGATGAGGAACTACAAAATTTGGCTCGGGACGTACGAGCACGTGATTCAACAATTAAAGAACTTGCAGAGAAATTAACTGAGACTGCTGAATCTGCTGAGGCTGCAGCCTCAGCAGCTCATACAATTGATGAACAAAGGAGAATTGCTTGTGCAGAAATCGAGCGTTTAAGAAGAGAATCAGAGAAGCAGCAGGAATCTTCCATGTCAAAGGTATTGATGAGGTTTCATTTGTCTTAAATCTTTTTCGTATTTATATTTTAAGCGATTATTTCCATCATAGAACTGATTTTTATTGTTAGAGCACTTTAATGGATCTGGTTTTACTTGTGGCTTTCTCTATATTTGTAGCTAAAAGATTCTGAAGCAAAGGTTATGGACTTGATCAAAGAAAGAGAGCAAGTGATTAGGCAGAGAGACTCTGCTCATCAGGAGGCTCACATGTGGCGTTCTGAACTTGCTAAAGCTAGAGAGCGTGTTGTGATATTAGAGGCAGCCGTTGTCAGAGCCGAAGAGAAGGTCAGGGTTGCAGATTCAGATGCTGAAGCTAGAATAAAGGAGGCTGTGCAGAAAGAGTCAGCTGCACTGAATGACAAGCAGGAGCTCCTTGTCTATGTAAATAAGTTACAAGCACAACTCCAGAGGTGAGATATCTTTTTTCTTTGCCAAATATATTAGTTGACTGGGGATAATAATGTGTTAATCCTTTAGTTCCTCAACCTTTTCTTATCAAGTTATTTTATCAATGATGGGGTACCAATGACCCCTACCTCTGGAGAAAGACCTAATGGCTGTGGGTAGTTCGATCATATGTCCTTTCCTTATTTTGGGCTTTGTGTTGTTGGGTTATGGATTGAATTAGTCTATAACGAAATTGGGTTTCTTGAGAAAGTCATTGTACATAGTTTATCTAGTTGCAAGTTATGCGGGTGCATAGTTAATTAACCATCTTTTCCTTGTCAACAGAGAGCATGTGGATAAGCAAGTGTTCGAGGAGAAGTCAGAGTCTTGCTCAGATATTGGCAATACACCCCTGACAAAACATATAGACTTATCAGAGGAAAATGTTGATAAAGCATGCCTTAGTGTTTCTAAATCAGTTCCAGTACCGGGAGAGAGTGTAGTTCACATGTCAGGGGATCAAGCCAACCTCCGGCCAGTTGGAGATGGTGAATGGAGTGATATTCAGGCCACAGAGTCGAGGATAGCCGATGTAAGAGAAATCGCCCCCGAATCAGAAACAAGCAGTTTAGATATTCCTGTTGTTAGCCAACCAGTTGGTAACCATCACGATCAAGGGGGAAACTCTTCTCTACAGCCTTGAAAAGTGATACGTGTATCGAGAAGACTACATAGAAGCCAGTTTATAGGAGAAACGAGAACTTTCTTGGTGTTTTCTTATTCAAAGAATTGATTCTGCAGAGGATACTGTATACATCTCTCGTAGTGCGTCTAACATTCACAGAAATGAAAAACACGTAAAACCCGCCTTTGTGTAATGGTTCCGTGTGGTTATGCCCAGTACATACAACAATTTCTCCCGGAGTCTATCCATACTGTTGTATTTGTGTTCCTTCTCAACAGAACTGTTATATTGAAGAGCTTCATCCTAAACTATCTATTGAGCTGATATTCTTCCGGCTGTTTTTCTTCCACCAGCTTTTCTTGCCCTCTTTGCTAGTCGTGGTATCTTGAACCATATAATGTCACAGCACGCTGACTTTCCAATTTTAACTTTGGTCACGTTTGAAGGATCTGGTGGTTTTGTTTCGTCTGCCTAGCAGTTACCATGTTTGCTTCGGTACTTCTCATTGCTCATCAAAACCAGAGCCATCGTCCAATGCACCACCACCTCCACCCTTCCGGACGATCCCAGGCCTATTTCATCCAGGGAACCCAATTGGTATAGCAAACCGTTGCCTTCTTGGTATTCAGAAAACATCTGGGATGTTTATGGAAATATATACAGACATGTTAGTCTTTATTGCTATAGTGGGAGTATGTAGTACTCTACTCCCTGCTTCTTGCAAGGCTTTCCTTGCAATCAAAGAGAGTTGAGTTTCTG of the Fragaria vesca subsp. vesca linkage group LG6, FraVesHawaii_1.0, whole genome shotgun sequence genome contains:
- the LOC101314297 gene encoding uncharacterized protein LOC101314297 isoform 1 → MASNGASPRVADPENSLEKIKRQLASGSGRNLLQGPLLKRSETLRKWNERWVILDPTTGRMEYKIRRNEPSVKGTILFDANSTITLSPVNFHGMPKYDGCCFYIGTPQKKDYFLCAETPGAARAWVSTLQATQLVLKAHKEAVNSLSGNGSAKLGTVAAVVAAANSTAAESSKEIEAAMHISLRNALGMITQKPTDGPMDDFAVMKETLKVKDEELQNLARDVRARDSTIKELAEKLTETAESAEAAASAAHTIDEQRRIACAEIERLRRESEKQQESSMSKLKDSEAKVMDLIKEREQVIRQRDSAHQEAHMWRSELAKARERVVILEAAVVRAEEKVRVADSDAEARIKEAVQKESAALNDKQELLVYVNKLQAQLQREHVDKQVFEEKSESCSDIGNTPLTKHIDLSEENVDKACLSVSKSVPVPGESVVHMSGDQANLRPVGDGEWSDIQATESRIADVREIAPESETSSLDIPVVSQPVGNHHDQGGNSSLQP
- the LOC101314297 gene encoding uncharacterized protein LOC101314297 isoform 2, yielding MASNGASPRVADPENSLEKIKRQLASGSGRNLLQGPLLKRSETLRKWNERWVILDPTTGRMEYKIRRNEPSVKGTILFDANSTITLSPVNFHGMPKYDGCCFYIGTPQKKDYFLCAETPGAARAWVSTLQATQLVLKAHKEAVNSLSGNGSAKLGTVAAVVAAANSTAAESSKEIEAAMHISLRNALGMITQKPTDGPMDDFAVMKETLKVKDEELQNLARDVRARDSTIKELAEKLTETAESAEAAASAAHTIDEQRRIACAEIERLRRESEKQQESSMSKLKDSEAKVMDLIKEREQVIRQRDSAHQEAHMWRSELAKARERVVILEAAVVRAEEKVRVADSDAEARIKEAVQKESAALNDKQELLVYVNKLQAQLQR